One region of Camelina sativa cultivar DH55 chromosome 6, Cs, whole genome shotgun sequence genomic DNA includes:
- the LOC104699304 gene encoding putative F-box protein At5g41500, whose amino-acid sequence MISDLPRDLIEDIINRLPMKSLKAVRLTCKSWNSLSQSESFKKMHIGKSTRKRESMMIVVQHHSIYLMSSVVDVDPCIELKGKLSFLNNQVSISRIRHYEGLVLCFLKDVTRIVVWNPYWGQTRWIKLRYTHLPQGYFNYTLGYEDKESCRSLKLLRFVDYFHREPEEQFFWYEMYDFDSGLWTTLDVAPHWGIYCSSSSVSLKGNSYWCAKERSSEGCKDGIICFDFTKERFGPLLPLPSCVKDLKYAYVHLSCVKEEKIAALFHHHYDYEFEIWITTNIEAEMVSWSKFLRIDSELKINFPDCFFIDEEKKVFMCVGRDYGYDSYSDECPKPFIKIIGEAGYSKDLDLGVPAYKNRWLISVCSYVPSLVQIKKLARGKRIEHSSLEKRQFDQNMLRLAEIEKLMKKPYRHGCR is encoded by the coding sequence atGATCTCCGATCTTCCAAGGGATTTGATCGAGGATATTATTAATAGGCTTCCCATGAAATCTCTGAAAGCTGTGAGATTAACATGCAAAAGTTGGAACAGTCTATCCCAAAGTGAGAGCTTTAAGAAGATGCACATTGGTAAATCAACAAGAAAAAGGGAGTCAATGATGATCGTGGTGCAGCATCACAGTATTTATTTAATGAGCAGCGTGGTTGACGTTGATCCATGTATAGAGCTTAAAGGTAAACTTAGTTTCCTTAACAATCAAGTCAGTATATCCCGAATTCGCCACTATGAGGGTTTAGTGTTATGCTTCTTGAAAGACGTTACAAGGATTGTGGTTTGGAATCCGTATTGGGGCCAAACAAGGTGGATCAAACTCAGATATACTCACCTTCCACAAGGATATTTCAATTATACTCTCGGATACGAGGATAAGGAATCTTGTCGTAGCCTTAAATTGTTGAGGTTTGTAGATTATTTTCACAGAGAGCCCGAAGagcaatttttttggtatgagatgTACGATTTTGATTCTGGTTTATGGACAACTCTTGACGTCGCTCCACACTGGGGAATATATTGTTCAAGCAGTAGCGTTTCTCTTAAGGGAAACAGTTACTGGTGTGCTAAAGAAAGGAGCTCAGAAGGTTGCAAGGATGGcataatctgttttgattttacaaaagagaGATTTGGGCCGCTTTTGCCTCTGCCATCATGCGTTAAGGATCTTAAATATGCATATGTACATTTATCTtgtgttaaagaagagaagattgcAGCTTTATTTCACCACCACTATGATTATGAGTTTGAGATATGGATTACAACTAACATCGAGGCCGAAATGGTGTCCTGGAGCAAGTTCTTGCGAATTGATTCAGAGCTTAAGATAAATTTTCCAGActgtttcttcattgacgaggagaagaaagtctTCATGTGTGTTGGTAGAGACTATGGTTATGACTCTTATTCTGACGAATGTCCCAAACCATTTATTAAGATCATCGGAGAGGCTGGATACTCAAAAGATTTGGATCTCGGAGTACCTGCATACAAAAACCGTTGGCTAATTAGTgtgtgctcttatgttccaagtttggtcCAAATCAAGAAACTTGCACGAGGCAAAAGGATAGAACACAGTAGTTTAGAAAAGCGTCAATTTGATCAAAACATGTTGAGACTTGCTGAAATAGAAAAGCTAATGAAGAAGCCATATAGACATGGATGTAGATAG
- the LOC104792665 gene encoding acid phosphatase 1-like, with protein MDHKCRRETLILIFLTISSVATSTSPWPMDENYGASYCLSWRLGVETNNVRLWRIVPLQCLRYVEVYMLAGQYDRDVQLIVDQIKFYLNEIVLPGDGMDAWILDVDDTCLSNVFYYRLKRYGCDPYDPTGFRTWSMKGECPAIQPVLELFNTLIETGFKVFLVTGRDEETLRQATQENLHNQGYTGYERLIMRTADNKRQSAITYKTRIRKEMMEQGYRIWGNVGDQWSDLQGEYSGDRTFKIPNPMYFVP; from the exons ATGGATCACAAGTGTAGGAGAGAGACGTTGATTCTCATCTTTCTGACAATATCCTCAGTGGCAACCAGCACAAGTCCATGGCCGATGGACGAAAACTATGGTGCTAGCTATTGCTTAAGCTGGAGACTAGGAGTAGAGACCAACAATGTACGTTTGTGGCGCATTGTTCCTCTGCAGTGTCTCCGTTACGTTGAGGTATATATGCTTGCTGGTCAATATGACAGAGACGTCCAGTTAATTGTGGACCAAATCAAGTTTTATCTCAATGAGATAGTCCTTCCTGGTGATGGCATGGACGCATGGATCTTGGATGTTGATGATACTTGCTTGTCAAACGTCTTTTACTATCGGCTTAAGAGATACGG ATGTGACCCTTATGATCCAACCGGATTTAGAACATGGTCGATGAAAGGAGAGTGTCCAGCAATACAACCTGTTCTTGAATTGTTTAATACACTAATAGAAACAGGTTTCAAGGTTTTCCTAGTAACCGGAAGAGATGAAGAGACACTTCGTCAGGCTACACAAGAAAATTTGCATAACCAAGGATATACTGGTTATGAAAGGTTGATTATGAG GACAGCAGATAACAAAAGACAAAGCGCAATAACATACAAAACAAGAATCAGAAAGGAAATGATGGAACAAGGTTACAGGATCTGGGGTAATGTAGGCGACCAATGGAGTGACTTACAAGGAGAATATTCAGGGGATCGTACCTTTAAGATTCCTAATCCTATGTACTTTGTTCCCTAA
- the LOC104792666 gene encoding KH domain-containing protein At2g38610, producing MSGLYNNSSYFSPARAASPQIRSTPEIDSSQYLTELLAEHQKLTPFMQVLPICSRLLNQEMFRVSGMMSNQGFGDFDRLRHRSPSPMASSNLMSNVSNTGLGGWNGLSQERLSGTPGMTMDWQGAPGSPSSYTVKRILRLEIPVDNYPNFNFVGRLLGPRGNSLKRVEATTGCRVFIRGKGSIKDPEKEDKLRGRPGYEHLNEQLHILIEADLPASIVEIRLRQAQEIIEELLKPVDESQDFIKRQQLRELALLNSNNLREESPGPSGGGSVSPFNSSGKRPKTGC from the exons ATGTCTGGTTTGTATAATAACTCCTCTTACTTCTCTCCTGCTCGAGCTGCTTCTCCTCAGATTAGAAGCACTCCTGAGATCGACag CTCTCAGTACTTGACGGAGCTTCTCGCCGAACATCAAAAGCTTACTCCTTTTATGCAGGTCCTACCCATATGTAGCCGTCTCTTGAATCAAG AGATGTTCAGGGTATCTGGAATGATGTCTAACCAAGGATTTGGTGATTTTGATAGACTTCGACACAGAAGTCCCAGCCCCATGGCTTCTTCTAATCTTATGTCTAATGTCTCTAACACCGGGTTAGGCGGCTGGAACGGCCTCTCTCAGGAG AGGCTTAGTGGAACACCTGGAATGACAATGGATTGGCAAGGTGCACCTGGAAGTCCCAGTTCATACACCGTCAAAAGGATATTGCGTCTGGAGATTCCTGTAGATAACTATCCTAAT TTCAATTTTGTTGGACGACTTCTTGGCCCTAGAGGCAACTCTTTAAAACGCGTTGAAGCTACCACAGGTTGCCGTGTATTCATCAGAGGGAAAGGTTCAATCAAGGATCCTGAAAAG GAAGATAAACTAAGGGGAAGACCGGGCTATGAACACCTGAATGAGCAGCTTCACATCTTAATAGAAGCAGATCTTCCAGCGAGTATCGTGGAGATACGTCTGCGACAAGCTCAAGAAATTATAGAAGAGTTACTAAAGCCTGTG GATGAGTCGCAAGATTTTATAAAGAGACAGCAGCTGAGGGAACTAGCGTTGCTAAACTCGAACAACCTGAGGGAAGAGAGTCCAGGTCCAAGCGGAGGTGGAAGCGTTTCGCCTTTCAATTCAAGTGGTAAACGCCCCAAAACAGGATGCTAA
- the LOC104792667 gene encoding cyclin-dependent kinase B1-2-like isoform X2: MDKYEKLEKVGEGTYGKVYKAMEKTTGNLVALKKTRLEMDEEGIPPTALREISLLQMLSQSIYIVRLLCVEHVLQSKDSSISSSPSSPPVVVTHSPKSNLYLVFEYLDTDLKKFIDSHRKGSNPRPLESSLVQRFMFQLLKGVAHFHSHGVLHRDLKPQNLLLDKDKGILKIADLGLSRAFTVPLKAYTHEIVTLWYRAPEVLLGSTHYSTAVDMWSVGCIFAEMIRRQALFPGDSEFQQLLHIFRFLGTPTEQQWPGVMALRDWHVYPKWESQDLSRAVPSLSPEGIDLLTQMLRYNPADRISAKAAMDHPYFDSLDKSQF, encoded by the exons atgGACAAGTACGAGAAGCTCGAAAAGGTCGGTGAAGGAACCTACGGTAAAGTCTACAAAGCAATGGAGAAAACCACCGGTAACCTCGTCGCTCTGAAGAAGACGAGACTCGAGATGGACGAAGAAGGTATACCACCAACGGCACTTCGCGAGATCTCTCTTCTCCAGATGCTTTCTCAATCAATCTACATCGTTCGTCTCCTCTGCGTCGAACATGTTCTTCAATCCAAAGACTCCTCGATCTCATCCTCACCGTCGTCTCCACCTGTTGTTGTTACTCACTCTCCCAAATCAAACCTCTATCTCGTTTTCGAGTATCTCGATACTGATCTCAAGAAGTTTATAGATTCTCATAGGAAAGGTTCGAATCCTAGACCGCTTGAGTCTTCACTTGTGCAGAGGTTTATGTTTCAGCTTTTGAAAGGTGTGGCGCATTTTCATAGCCATGGTGTGCTTCACCGTGATCTTAAACCGCAGAATCTTCTTTTGGATAAGGATAAAGGGATTCTTAAGATTGCTGATTTGGGTCTTAGTCGTGCTTTTACTGTGCCTCTTAAGGCTTATACTCATGAGATTGTTACGTTATGGTATAGAGCTCCTGAGGTTTTGCTTGGTTCTACTCATTACTCTACTGCTGTTGATATGTGGTCTGTTGGTTGCATATTTG CTGAGATGATTAGGAGGCAAGCTCTCTTCCCTGGTGATTCTGAGTTTCAGCAGCTGCTTCATATTTTCAG ATTCCTAGGAACACCAACTGAGCAGCAATGGCCGGGTGTAATGGCATTGCGTGACTGGCATGTCTATCCAAAGTGGGAATCGCAAGACTTATCACGTGCTGTTCCATCTCTATCTCCTGAAGGAATTGATCTTCTCACG CAAATGCTGAGGTACAACCCAGCTGATAGAATCTCAGCAAAAGCAGCTATGGATCATCCCTACTTTGACAGCCTTGACAAATCTCAGTTCTGA
- the LOC104792667 gene encoding cyclin-dependent kinase B1-2-like isoform X1, giving the protein MDKYEKLEKVGEGTYGKVYKAMEKTTGNLVALKKTRLEMDEEGIPPTALREISLLQMLSQSIYIVRLLCVEHVLQSKDSSISSSPSSPPVVVTHSPKSNLYLVFEYLDTDLKKFIDSHRKGSNPRPLESSLVQRFMFQLLKGVAHFHSHGVLHRDLKPQNLLLDKDKGILKIADLGLSRAFTVPLKAYTHEIVTLWYRAPEVLLGSTHYSTAVDMWSVGCIFAEMIRRQALFPGDSEFQQLLHIFRTWFCFGFWRFLGTPTEQQWPGVMALRDWHVYPKWESQDLSRAVPSLSPEGIDLLTQMLRYNPADRISAKAAMDHPYFDSLDKSQF; this is encoded by the exons atgGACAAGTACGAGAAGCTCGAAAAGGTCGGTGAAGGAACCTACGGTAAAGTCTACAAAGCAATGGAGAAAACCACCGGTAACCTCGTCGCTCTGAAGAAGACGAGACTCGAGATGGACGAAGAAGGTATACCACCAACGGCACTTCGCGAGATCTCTCTTCTCCAGATGCTTTCTCAATCAATCTACATCGTTCGTCTCCTCTGCGTCGAACATGTTCTTCAATCCAAAGACTCCTCGATCTCATCCTCACCGTCGTCTCCACCTGTTGTTGTTACTCACTCTCCCAAATCAAACCTCTATCTCGTTTTCGAGTATCTCGATACTGATCTCAAGAAGTTTATAGATTCTCATAGGAAAGGTTCGAATCCTAGACCGCTTGAGTCTTCACTTGTGCAGAGGTTTATGTTTCAGCTTTTGAAAGGTGTGGCGCATTTTCATAGCCATGGTGTGCTTCACCGTGATCTTAAACCGCAGAATCTTCTTTTGGATAAGGATAAAGGGATTCTTAAGATTGCTGATTTGGGTCTTAGTCGTGCTTTTACTGTGCCTCTTAAGGCTTATACTCATGAGATTGTTACGTTATGGTATAGAGCTCCTGAGGTTTTGCTTGGTTCTACTCATTACTCTACTGCTGTTGATATGTGGTCTGTTGGTTGCATATTTG CTGAGATGATTAGGAGGCAAGCTCTCTTCCCTGGTGATTCTGAGTTTCAGCAGCTGCTTCATATTTTCAG aacatggttttgttttgggttctGGAGATTCCTAGGAACACCAACTGAGCAGCAATGGCCGGGTGTAATGGCATTGCGTGACTGGCATGTCTATCCAAAGTGGGAATCGCAAGACTTATCACGTGCTGTTCCATCTCTATCTCCTGAAGGAATTGATCTTCTCACG CAAATGCTGAGGTACAACCCAGCTGATAGAATCTCAGCAAAAGCAGCTATGGATCATCCCTACTTTGACAGCCTTGACAAATCTCAGTTCTGA